From a single Lewinella sp. LCG006 genomic region:
- a CDS encoding TonB-dependent receptor → MKSFYLLLLLMAFSVIGFAQQGTISGTIVDGDEPLYGVSVGVDGTLKGAVTDLDGKYSIKIDPGTYKVVASYVGYSTQTRQVTVAAGGTATADFNLAGGVLIDEVVVTGTRASNRTNLESAVPVDVINVSELASKAPQVSINQLLSQTAPSFSSNTQTISDGTDHIDPASLRGLGPDQVLVLVNGKRRHTTSLVNVNGTFGRGNVGTDLNAIPASAIEKIEILRDGAAAQYGTDAIAGVINVKLREDVNQLALSLTTGANFSDGIGPFGGETKSADGEVINLGMNYGLPLGTEGGFINFSGEFNYRGKTSRMQEFTGQIFNAYNGVERVAAADGADISNLTLEQIQTYAQDVSYLDGETLQALNDLTDISGLAGVLDFDASTQELAARGQDRTDYNMLVGQSEVRGGNFFANMELPLGENAELYSFAGVGYRRGCSGCFFRLPAQDRTSTSIYPDGTVPKINSNIVDRSFGVGLRGMIGDWHTDFSTVYGYNEFLYNITDTHNATLGSSSPTEFDAGGHSFTQSTSNFDLSQYFDGVAGKGVNVAFGGEYRLENYNVVAGSELSYGNYDQNGNLVTPATPSELLVRDYFGRNRPSGAQCFAGFLPSNAVDANRSSAALYLDTEFDLSEAFLLGGAVRFENYSDFGSTFNYKLTGRYKVSDNFAIRAGTSTGFRAPSLHQIHFSRTSTIFNLVDGVSVPQEVGIFANTSRAAKLLGIPELKEETSQSVSLGFTAKIPAASLRLTIDAYQVGIDDRVILTGQFGPGGDAELQSIFNQAGATQAAFFANAINTTSRGIDIVISHSASLGTGGKTLRSDLAATFSKTTWNQDEGINASDLLREKGLVDTYFDQTSRIYLEQAVPRAKVTLGNTLTMNKLTIYLRNTYFGETTEATNANIFDMDLNQIDKSIDPYNAGKVITDLSLGFEVASNLNLTVGANNLLDVYPDEADPSFQSDGRFVYSRRSPQFSFGGRFLFARVAFTLK, encoded by the coding sequence ATGAAATCGTTTTATCTACTTCTTTTACTTATGGCTTTTTCGGTCATAGGTTTCGCCCAACAGGGCACTATCAGCGGTACGATTGTTGATGGAGATGAACCTTTGTATGGTGTTTCTGTCGGAGTTGATGGTACCCTGAAAGGCGCCGTGACGGACCTTGACGGTAAGTACAGTATTAAGATCGACCCTGGCACTTACAAGGTGGTAGCGAGCTACGTGGGCTATTCTACGCAAACCAGGCAAGTGACGGTTGCTGCTGGAGGTACAGCCACCGCAGACTTCAACCTTGCGGGCGGTGTCCTTATCGACGAAGTAGTCGTAACGGGTACCCGGGCGTCCAACCGTACCAATCTTGAATCAGCGGTACCGGTAGACGTGATCAATGTCAGCGAGCTGGCTTCCAAAGCACCGCAAGTAAGCATCAACCAGTTGCTGAGCCAGACGGCGCCTTCCTTCTCCTCTAACACTCAAACCATTTCTGATGGTACCGACCACATCGACCCCGCCTCTTTGCGTGGCTTAGGGCCCGACCAGGTTTTGGTATTGGTGAATGGTAAAAGACGCCACACCACATCTCTGGTAAATGTTAACGGTACTTTTGGTCGTGGTAATGTAGGAACTGACTTGAACGCCATCCCTGCTTCTGCCATTGAGAAGATTGAAATTCTACGTGATGGTGCGGCAGCACAATACGGTACAGATGCCATTGCGGGTGTCATCAACGTAAAATTACGTGAGGATGTGAATCAACTGGCGCTTAGCCTTACGACTGGCGCTAACTTTTCTGACGGTATCGGGCCTTTTGGTGGCGAAACCAAAAGTGCTGACGGTGAGGTAATCAACCTCGGAATGAACTACGGTTTGCCTTTGGGTACAGAAGGTGGTTTTATCAACTTCAGTGGTGAATTCAACTACCGGGGCAAAACCAGTAGAATGCAGGAATTTACCGGTCAAATCTTTAATGCTTACAATGGTGTTGAACGGGTAGCAGCAGCCGATGGTGCAGATATCAGCAACCTGACGCTGGAACAAATTCAGACCTACGCTCAAGATGTAAGCTACCTTGACGGGGAAACCCTTCAGGCACTAAACGACCTTACCGACATCAGTGGCTTGGCCGGTGTGCTAGATTTTGACGCAAGCACCCAGGAGCTGGCAGCCAGAGGTCAGGACCGTACAGACTATAACATGCTCGTAGGCCAATCTGAAGTACGCGGAGGCAATTTCTTTGCAAATATGGAGCTTCCTCTTGGCGAAAACGCCGAGCTATATAGCTTTGCCGGCGTTGGTTACCGCCGCGGTTGTTCGGGCTGTTTTTTCCGTCTTCCTGCGCAAGATCGTACATCAACCTCCATTTATCCTGACGGTACTGTACCAAAGATCAACTCTAATATCGTTGATCGTAGTTTCGGTGTAGGTCTGCGGGGAATGATCGGCGATTGGCATACTGATTTTAGCACCGTTTATGGTTATAATGAATTTCTTTACAATATAACCGACACCCACAATGCTACGCTAGGAAGTAGTTCACCAACGGAGTTCGACGCGGGTGGTCATAGCTTTACCCAGTCTACTTCCAACTTTGACCTTTCGCAGTATTTTGACGGGGTTGCGGGCAAAGGCGTGAACGTCGCATTTGGAGGCGAATACCGCCTGGAGAATTACAATGTAGTGGCGGGATCTGAACTATCTTATGGCAACTACGATCAAAATGGCAACCTGGTAACACCGGCAACGCCAAGTGAATTATTGGTACGTGATTATTTCGGTCGTAACCGTCCTTCTGGTGCCCAGTGTTTTGCGGGCTTCCTGCCTAGCAATGCTGTAGATGCTAACCGTTCGAGTGCAGCACTGTACCTGGACACAGAATTTGATCTGAGCGAAGCCTTTCTCTTGGGTGGTGCTGTACGTTTTGAAAACTACTCAGACTTTGGTTCTACCTTCAATTACAAATTGACGGGGCGCTACAAGGTCAGCGACAATTTTGCTATTCGTGCTGGTACGAGTACTGGCTTCCGGGCACCTTCTTTACACCAGATTCACTTCAGCCGTACGTCTACTATTTTCAATTTGGTTGACGGTGTATCTGTTCCTCAGGAAGTAGGTATTTTTGCCAATACTTCCCGCGCAGCCAAGCTGTTGGGAATTCCTGAACTGAAGGAAGAAACCTCTCAGAGTGTCAGTCTTGGTTTTACCGCTAAGATACCAGCAGCCAGCCTTCGCCTTACGATTGATGCCTACCAAGTAGGGATTGATGACAGAGTAATCCTGACGGGCCAGTTTGGCCCTGGTGGGGATGCAGAGCTTCAGTCTATCTTCAATCAGGCTGGTGCTACCCAAGCGGCTTTCTTTGCCAATGCAATCAATACCACTTCAAGGGGTATTGACATTGTTATTTCTCATTCGGCCAGCCTTGGTACTGGAGGTAAAACACTACGTAGTGATCTTGCCGCGACCTTTTCCAAAACAACCTGGAACCAGGATGAAGGGATTAATGCATCAGACTTGTTGAGAGAGAAAGGATTGGTTGATACGTACTTTGACCAAACCAGTCGCATTTACCTGGAGCAGGCTGTTCCCAGAGCAAAAGTCACCCTGGGTAATACCCTGACGATGAACAAATTGACGATATACCTGCGCAACACTTACTTCGGCGAAACGACCGAAGCAACCAATGCGAACATCTTTGATATGGATCTCAACCAGATCGACAAGAGCATTGACCCTTACAACGCTGGTAAGGTAATCACTGACTTGTCCTTAGGTTTTGAAGTAGCGAGTAATTTGAACCTAACGGTTGGTGCCAATAACCTGTTGGATGTATATCCAGATGAGGCAGACCCTAGTTTCCAATCAGATGGACGCTTTGTGTATTCACGTCGTTCACCTCAGTTTAGCTTTGGTGGCCGCTTCTTGTTTGCACGTGTTGCTTTTACCTTAAAGTAA
- a CDS encoding carboxypeptidase-like regulatory domain-containing protein, producing MMARKVTRLRWIKVGFLLLSLGNTILLCAQNSEPTILSLTEGLELLEEKFDCSFLYETQLVRGQYFDPAWPNTYKELEDILYRISEETSLVFTQIDEGFWAIQVSHPYGQIRGYVYNDDGEPLIGASVFHTNSQRGASTDLSGYFEFWIPAGQTQLSISYIGYQAVDTLIWLPFGQKQQISITLKSSVNLTEVIVLGDAPYSLAYLSPNTDAEQLGQEEMRNLPLSDLGQLLQYAAPSFHSAYQTLSDGTDHIDPATLRGLGSDQLVVLINGQRRHSSALVNVNNTIGRGSVATDLNTIPLAAIERVEILPDGATAQYGSDAIAGVINIVLKDSIAPSAIQYMNGITTAGDGFQTGINGHWKLRQTPQGYFHLNWRIDTRSSVNRSGNYNGTIFGDSRDQRPDSVAAFFAQTGFSGQRVMEVGSAAIRNYGCFVHQERKIGRRGQFYQFGGANFRTGAARGFYRFPYQQHKQSGLYPWGFSPEIHPRILDASWLSGLRKNFGLWQLDLNQNIGLNNVSFLIKNSNNASLGLQSPTSARAGSLLYSQLITKCDASRTSTDKQSAWQLGIQWRNEFFRQAAGDEWSWKNYNTNADDQQEGGIQVFPGYRPEHTARVWRTSWSAYVLFHQYLNPHWHYALALRGESWTDNSSFLTGKAAFTYQSDQGLKIRAAMNTGLRPPSLGQAYFSSQSLQFVPQEDKLVGAEIAQLNSNHPVTQALVGGPLRAERSYNSSLQISWPFHKQGMVSLTGYRVDIQNRIVLGSQLTAQDHPILATMLEANSLDRVQFFSNAIATMTYGLDLGLVHRWPWKKGTLKFRLATSLNRTRLTKIELPRGLMGLETVLFNREDRARLEHGQPDSKIIAQVNWHIKKWQFSLQNTRFGEVTYHHPNDGSPDQWVIDHNAQQLASRDQTFHAKWITDLSMRWQARPNLSCGFHARNIFNIYPDRHQHSANTNNGVFQYSRYVQQFGVWGTHCLLSCQLSW from the coding sequence ATGATGGCTCGAAAGGTTACAAGGCTACGGTGGATAAAAGTTGGCTTCTTGCTACTCAGCTTGGGCAATACGATACTCCTTTGTGCTCAAAACAGTGAGCCCACCATACTGTCATTAACGGAAGGCTTGGAGCTGTTGGAAGAAAAGTTTGATTGTTCTTTCCTTTACGAAACACAGCTTGTAAGAGGACAGTATTTTGATCCTGCCTGGCCGAACACCTACAAGGAACTGGAAGATATTCTCTATCGCATTAGTGAAGAAACCTCTCTTGTTTTTACACAAATTGACGAAGGATTCTGGGCCATTCAAGTAAGCCATCCTTATGGTCAAATTCGTGGATATGTTTACAATGACGACGGCGAACCATTAATTGGAGCTTCTGTCTTTCACACCAACAGTCAGCGCGGTGCCTCTACTGATCTGAGTGGTTATTTTGAGTTTTGGATTCCTGCCGGGCAAACCCAGCTCAGCATCAGTTACATTGGCTATCAGGCGGTAGATACCCTGATTTGGTTGCCTTTTGGCCAAAAACAACAAATTTCGATCACCTTAAAAAGCAGTGTAAACCTTACGGAGGTCATTGTCCTTGGAGATGCCCCTTACTCACTGGCTTACCTCTCTCCCAATACCGATGCGGAACAGCTAGGTCAGGAGGAAATGAGAAATCTTCCCCTAAGCGATTTGGGCCAGTTGCTACAATACGCGGCCCCTTCGTTCCACTCCGCTTACCAAACCCTTAGTGATGGTACCGATCATATTGATCCGGCTACGCTGCGAGGCCTCGGTTCAGATCAATTGGTGGTGCTGATCAATGGCCAACGGCGGCACAGTTCCGCCCTCGTCAATGTTAACAACACCATTGGCCGGGGCAGTGTAGCGACGGATCTCAATACCATTCCTTTGGCAGCGATTGAACGTGTAGAAATCTTACCCGATGGCGCTACCGCTCAGTACGGCTCCGATGCCATCGCCGGGGTGATCAATATTGTCTTAAAAGACAGTATTGCGCCTTCTGCTATTCAATACATGAATGGCATCACCACTGCCGGCGATGGCTTCCAGACGGGCATCAATGGCCACTGGAAACTCCGGCAAACACCGCAGGGCTACTTCCATCTGAATTGGCGTATCGATACCCGAAGTTCGGTCAACCGTTCTGGCAACTACAATGGTACTATTTTTGGCGACAGCCGCGATCAACGTCCGGATTCCGTAGCGGCTTTCTTTGCCCAGACCGGATTTTCAGGGCAACGGGTCATGGAAGTAGGCAGTGCAGCTATCCGCAATTATGGTTGCTTTGTTCACCAGGAAAGAAAAATCGGACGCCGGGGGCAATTTTATCAATTTGGTGGTGCCAATTTCCGTACCGGAGCTGCTCGTGGGTTTTATCGTTTCCCTTATCAGCAGCACAAACAATCGGGCTTGTACCCTTGGGGGTTCTCACCAGAAATCCATCCGCGGATTCTTGATGCATCCTGGCTCAGTGGCTTGCGGAAAAATTTTGGCCTTTGGCAATTAGACCTCAACCAAAACATTGGTCTCAACAACGTCTCCTTTCTCATCAAGAACTCCAACAACGCTTCCTTGGGCTTACAATCGCCTACAAGCGCGAGGGCTGGGAGCCTGTTGTATAGTCAGTTGATTACCAAATGTGACGCCAGTCGTACCAGCACCGACAAGCAGTCTGCCTGGCAACTAGGCATCCAGTGGCGCAATGAATTTTTCCGCCAAGCTGCGGGAGACGAGTGGAGCTGGAAAAATTACAACACCAATGCTGATGACCAACAAGAAGGAGGCATCCAGGTGTTTCCCGGCTACCGACCGGAGCATACTGCACGGGTCTGGCGCACATCGTGGTCGGCTTACGTGCTCTTTCATCAATACCTCAACCCTCACTGGCATTATGCACTGGCACTACGGGGCGAATCCTGGACAGATAACAGTAGCTTCCTGACGGGAAAAGCAGCATTTACTTATCAGTCTGACCAAGGTTTAAAAATTCGGGCGGCGATGAATACAGGTTTGCGCCCTCCTTCACTGGGGCAAGCTTATTTCAGTAGCCAGAGTTTGCAATTCGTTCCTCAGGAAGACAAACTGGTGGGTGCAGAAATTGCCCAACTTAACAGCAACCATCCTGTGACCCAGGCACTGGTAGGTGGCCCCTTGCGTGCGGAACGTTCGTATAATTCTTCTTTACAAATTTCCTGGCCTTTTCACAAACAGGGTATGGTAAGCCTGACGGGCTATCGCGTTGATATTCAAAATCGAATTGTGCTGGGTAGTCAACTGACGGCACAAGACCATCCGATTTTAGCCACCATGCTCGAAGCCAATAGCCTCGATCGTGTACAGTTTTTTTCTAACGCCATTGCTACCATGACTTATGGTTTGGATTTAGGGCTTGTACACCGCTGGCCCTGGAAAAAGGGTACGCTAAAATTCCGCCTCGCTACTAGCCTGAATCGTACTCGCTTGACCAAAATTGAGTTGCCTCGGGGCTTAATGGGGCTAGAAACCGTACTCTTTAATCGGGAAGATCGTGCTCGGCTTGAACATGGCCAACCAGACAGTAAAATCATTGCCCAAGTCAATTGGCATATCAAAAAATGGCAGTTTAGTCTACAAAACACCCGATTCGGTGAGGTCACCTATCATCATCCAAATGATGGCTCACCAGATCAATGGGTGATTGACCATAATGCCCAACAGTTGGCCAGCCGTGATCAAACTTTCCATGCTAAATGGATCACAGATCTATCAATGCGTTGGCAAGCACGGCCAAATCTTAGCTGTGGATTTCACGCCCGCAACATTTTCAACATTTACCCCGACCGCCATCAGCATAGTGCCAATACCAACAACGGTGTTTTTCAGTATAGCCGCTACGTCCAGCAATTTGGCGTATGGGGTACCCATTGTCTTTTGAGTTGCCAGCTGAGCTGGTGA